The following are encoded together in the Blautia obeum ATCC 29174 genome:
- the rpsR gene encoding 30S ribosomal protein S18: protein MAYNRGERPDSPMKRRGGRRRKKVCVFCGKENNEIDYKDVAKLRKYVSERGKILPRRITGNCAKHQRALTVAVKRARHLSMMPYVQD, encoded by the coding sequence ATGGCTTACAATAGAGGCGAAAGACCGGACTCTCCAATGAAGAGAAGAGGCGGACGCAGAAGAAAAAAAGTTTGTGTATTCTGCGGTAAAGAAAATAATGAAATCGATTACAAGGATGTAGCAAAACTCAGAAAATATGTTTCTGAAAGAGGTAAAATCCTTCCAAGAAGAATCACAGGAAACTGTGCAAAACATCAGAGAGCTCTGACTGTTGCTGTTAAGAGAGCACGTCATCTTTCCATGATGCCATATGTTCAGGACTAA
- a CDS encoding single-stranded DNA-binding protein codes for MNKVILMGRLTRDPEVRYSAGENALAIARYTLAVDRRFRRDGEATADFISCVVFGRGAEFAEKYFHQGIRIVVSGRIQTGSYTNRDGQKVYTTEVVVEEQEFAESKASSDSYAASHPQQNAAPAPSMPSPGAASADGFMNIPDGIDEELPFN; via the coding sequence ATGAACAAAGTAATTTTAATGGGACGCTTAACAAGAGATCCTGAGGTGAGATATTCCGCAGGAGAAAATGCACTGGCAATTGCTAGATACACATTAGCGGTAGATAGAAGATTTCGTCGTGACGGAGAAGCAACTGCAGATTTTATCAGCTGTGTTGTGTTCGGACGTGGCGCGGAATTTGCAGAGAAGTACTTCCATCAGGGAATCAGAATTGTAGTAAGTGGTCGTATTCAGACCGGAAGCTACACAAACAGAGATGGCCAGAAAGTATATACTACAGAAGTTGTAGTTGAGGAACAGGAATTTGCCGAGAGTAAAGCTTCCAGTGACAGCTATGCAGCATCACATCCTCAGCAGAATGCAGCACCGGCTCCGTCTATGCCGAGTCCGGGGGCAGCAAGCGCAGACGGCTTTATGAATATTCCGGATGGAATCGACGAAGAACTTCCATTTAACTAA
- the rpsF gene encoding 30S ribosomal protein S6, which translates to MNKYELALVVSAKVEDEVRDAVVEKAKSYIARYNGNVTEVEEWGKKKLAYEIQKMHEGFYYFIQFEADAQCPAEVERHVRIMDNVLRYLVVRKDA; encoded by the coding sequence ATGAACAAGTACGAATTAGCATTAGTTGTGAGCGCAAAAGTTGAAGACGAAGTTCGTGATGCAGTAGTAGAGAAAGCTAAAAGCTACATCGCTCGTTACAACGGAAACGTCACAGAAGTAGAAGAATGGGGTAAGAAGAAATTAGCTTACGAAATTCAGAAAATGCATGAAGGCTTCTACTATTTCATTCAGTTTGAAGCAGACGCACAGTGTCCGGCAGAAGTAGAAAGACATGTACGTATCATGGACAACGTATTAAGATACTTAGTCGTTCGTAAAGACGCATAA
- a CDS encoding dihydroorotase has product MLLKNGHLIDPTTKTNEFMDIRIENGIITKIAKDLTSETGEEILDLSGLTIAPGLIDTHVHFRDPGLTYKEDIHTGSLAAAKGGFTSVICMANTKPTVDSVDTLSDILNRAKVENIHIYQTASVSYGLNGEKMTDFDALADAGACGFTDDGIPLLNATFCYEAMQKAAALHMPISLHEEDKAFITNNGINAGETSAQLGVIGSPAIAEEVMVARDCMLALRSGATVVIQHISSGNSVELVRTAKKLGADIHAEATPHHFTLTEGALLEHGTLAKMNPPLRTEKDRQEIIHGLKDGTIDLIATDHAPHSEEEKAKPLTEAPSGITGLETSLGLGITSLVKEGYLSLMELLEKMTCNPAFLYKLPGGVIQVHAPADFVIFDPDEKWTVTDFASKASNSPFKGYELYGKIHYTICNGKIVYEG; this is encoded by the coding sequence ATGCTTTTAAAAAACGGACATCTTATTGATCCGACAACTAAGACAAACGAGTTTATGGATATTCGTATCGAAAACGGAATCATCACGAAAATTGCCAAAGATCTTACATCTGAAACTGGTGAAGAAATCCTTGATCTGTCCGGCCTTACAATTGCTCCGGGACTCATCGACACTCATGTTCATTTCCGAGATCCCGGACTTACTTATAAAGAAGATATTCATACCGGTTCTCTTGCCGCTGCAAAGGGTGGATTTACCTCCGTCATCTGTATGGCGAACACCAAACCAACAGTAGACTCTGTAGATACCCTTAGCGATATCCTGAATCGTGCCAAAGTGGAAAATATACATATTTATCAGACCGCTTCCGTTTCCTATGGTTTAAACGGTGAAAAAATGACGGATTTCGATGCTCTTGCCGATGCTGGTGCCTGTGGATTTACCGATGATGGAATTCCGCTCCTTAACGCCACCTTCTGCTATGAAGCCATGCAAAAAGCAGCTGCACTTCATATGCCGATCAGCCTCCATGAAGAAGACAAAGCATTTATTACCAATAACGGTATTAACGCCGGTGAAACTTCTGCCCAACTCGGTGTTATCGGTTCACCTGCCATTGCAGAAGAAGTGATGGTTGCACGGGACTGTATGCTTGCCCTTCGAAGTGGTGCTACTGTTGTAATTCAGCATATTAGTTCTGGAAATTCTGTAGAACTTGTCCGCACTGCCAAAAAACTCGGTGCTGACATCCACGCTGAAGCAACCCCTCATCACTTTACATTAACTGAAGGTGCACTCCTGGAACACGGCACTCTTGCAAAAATGAATCCACCTCTCCGTACAGAAAAAGACCGCCAGGAGATCATTCATGGCCTTAAAGACGGCACAATTGATCTTATTGCCACTGATCATGCTCCGCACAGCGAAGAAGAAAAGGCAAAACCGCTGACCGAAGCGCCCAGCGGTATCACCGGACTGGAAACCTCACTTGGACTTGGAATTACTTCACTTGTAAAAGAGGGATACCTCTCTCTGATGGAACTTCTCGAGAAAATGACCTGCAATCCAGCCTTTCTTTATAAGCTTCCAGGAGGGGTGATTCAGGTCCATGCGCCAGCCGATTTTGTTATCTTTGATCCTGATGAAAAATGGACTGTCACAGACTTCGCATCAAAAGCCTCCAACAGCCCATTTAAAGGATATGAATTATATGGAAAAATCCATTATACGATCTGCAATGGAAAAATTGTATATGAAGGATAA
- the rplI gene encoding 50S ribosomal protein L9, protein MKVILLEDVKALGKKGTIVNVSDGYARNMILPKKLGVEATPKNLNDLKLQKANAEKVAQENLESAQAFAKDLETKEIILTLKVGEGGRTFGSVSSKEISEAAKVQLGLDIDKKKLQLPSPIRNLGVTQVPVKLHPKVTGSLKVWIKEA, encoded by the coding sequence ATGAAAGTAATTTTATTAGAAGACGTAAAGGCACTTGGTAAAAAAGGCACCATTGTAAATGTAAGTGACGGATATGCAAGAAATATGATTCTTCCGAAAAAACTGGGAGTAGAGGCTACTCCGAAGAATCTGAATGACCTGAAACTTCAGAAAGCCAATGCAGAAAAAGTTGCACAGGAAAATCTTGAGTCAGCACAGGCATTTGCAAAAGATCTTGAAACAAAAGAAATCATTCTGACACTGAAAGTAGGAGAAGGCGGAAGAACTTTCGGATCTGTATCTTCCAAAGAAATTTCAGAAGCAGCCAAAGTTCAGCTTGGGCTGGATATTGATAAAAAGAAACTTCAACTGCCAAGTCCGATCAGAAATCTCGGTGTGACACAGGTTCCGGTGAAATTGCATCCTAAAGTAACCGGAAGTCTGAAAGTATGGATCAAAGAAGCATAA
- a CDS encoding DHH family phosphoesterase has product MSGKLKLKGHLKHLARWPLYLSVLLIVLNILVYVINIKAGVVVTMGNVLYLVAAITLLFYHRPLMFNDLIAFASQYEFLEKKVLEELALPYAVMDMQGRMIWSNRMFSQLTGKDPFYRKNVSTIFPDITANKLPGHDGKDITEVSTQFGDRIYRISMQKVFLGESVAPSKLLMDIPKTTSLIAMYLYDETELKEYIQANEDNKLVVALAYLDNYEEALESVEDVRRSLLIALIDRKITKYFSNYDGLVRKLEKDKYFLIMRQSSLETLKEQKFHILDEVKTVNIGNEMTVTLSIGIGLNAATYLQNYEYSRIAIEMALGRGGDQVVIKNGDSITYYGGKAQQMEKTTRVKARVKAQALKEFMSTKERVVVMGHKITDVDALGAAIGIYRAGKTLGKPVHIVVNDPSTSIRPLMAGYINNPDYEPSMFIDRNQAMELVDDNTVVVVVDTNKPSYTECEELLYMTKTIVVLDHHRRGNEVIQNAVLSYVEPYASSTCEMVAEILQYFSDDLRLRNIEADCIYAGIMIDTNNFITRAGVRTFEAAAFLRRSGADMTRVRKMLRDNIDSYKARAEAVRTAEIYRGCFAIAKCPSEGLESPTVVGAQAANELLNIAGVKASFVLTTYNKEVYVSARAIDEVNVQVMMEKLGGGGHINIAGAQVKRPIDEVQDMLKEIIDELYQEEKGKK; this is encoded by the coding sequence ATGAGTGGAAAATTAAAATTAAAAGGCCATCTGAAGCATTTAGCCCGCTGGCCACTGTATTTGTCCGTTCTGCTGATTGTATTGAACATTCTGGTATATGTGATTAACATCAAAGCAGGTGTGGTTGTCACGATGGGAAACGTCCTTTATCTTGTGGCAGCGATTACACTTCTGTTTTATCACAGACCATTGATGTTTAATGATCTGATTGCTTTTGCCAGCCAGTATGAGTTTCTGGAAAAGAAAGTACTCGAAGAACTGGCACTTCCATATGCAGTGATGGATATGCAGGGGAGAATGATCTGGTCAAACAGAATGTTTTCTCAGCTGACGGGAAAAGATCCGTTTTACAGAAAGAATGTCAGTACGATCTTTCCGGATATTACAGCGAACAAACTTCCGGGACATGATGGAAAAGATATCACAGAAGTCAGTACCCAGTTTGGGGACCGCATTTATCGTATCTCTATGCAGAAAGTTTTTCTGGGAGAGTCTGTTGCACCGTCCAAACTGCTGATGGATATTCCGAAAACAACGAGTCTTATTGCAATGTATCTGTACGATGAGACTGAGTTAAAGGAATATATCCAGGCGAATGAAGACAATAAACTTGTTGTTGCTCTTGCATATCTGGATAATTATGAAGAAGCACTGGAAAGTGTAGAAGATGTCAGAAGATCGCTTCTGATTGCTCTGATCGACCGTAAGATCACGAAATATTTTTCCAATTATGATGGCCTGGTTCGAAAACTGGAAAAAGATAAATATTTTCTGATCATGAGGCAGAGTTCGCTGGAAACGTTGAAGGAGCAGAAATTCCATATCCTTGATGAAGTAAAAACTGTTAATATCGGTAACGAAATGACAGTGACTTTAAGTATTGGTATCGGTCTGAATGCTGCAACTTATCTTCAGAACTATGAGTATTCACGTATTGCCATTGAAATGGCACTTGGACGTGGAGGAGATCAGGTTGTTATCAAAAACGGTGACAGCATTACTTATTATGGTGGCAAGGCCCAGCAGATGGAAAAGACTACCCGTGTCAAAGCCCGTGTCAAAGCACAGGCGCTGAAAGAGTTCATGAGCACTAAAGAACGTGTTGTTGTTATGGGGCATAAGATCACAGATGTTGATGCTCTGGGCGCGGCTATTGGTATTTATCGTGCAGGTAAGACACTTGGCAAACCGGTACACATTGTTGTAAATGACCCATCTACATCCATACGTCCGCTTATGGCTGGATATATAAATAATCCGGACTATGAACCATCTATGTTCATTGACCGGAACCAGGCAATGGAACTGGTAGATGACAATACGGTAGTGGTTGTTGTTGATACAAATAAGCCAAGCTATACAGAGTGCGAAGAACTTTTGTACATGACAAAGACAATCGTGGTTCTCGACCATCACCGAAGAGGCAACGAAGTGATCCAGAACGCGGTATTATCCTATGTAGAACCATATGCATCTTCAACATGTGAAATGGTAGCTGAGATCCTGCAGTATTTCTCGGATGATCTTAGACTTCGTAATATTGAGGCAGATTGCATTTATGCCGGTATTATGATAGATACAAACAACTTCATTACACGGGCCGGTGTGCGTACATTTGAGGCCGCCGCATTCCTGCGTCGTTCCGGTGCGGATATGACCAGAGTGCGTAAGATGCTTCGTGATAATATTGATTCTTATAAGGCAAGAGCGGAAGCTGTTCGAACAGCAGAAATCTACAGAGGATGCTTTGCTATTGCAAAATGTCCGAGTGAGGGACTGGAAAGTCCGACAGTTGTCGGTGCACAGGCGGCAAATGAACTTTTGAATATTGCCGGTGTAAAAGCATCATTTGTACTGACCACATATAATAAAGAAGTTTATGTCAGTGCCCGTGCAATCGATGAAGTTAATGTACAGGTAATGATGGAAAAACTTGGCGGTGGCGGACATATTAATATTGCCGGCGCACAGGTAAAACGTCCGATTGACGAAGTACAGGATATGCTGAAAGAAATTATAGATGAGTTGTATCAGGAGGAAAAAGGCAAGAAATGA
- the tsaD gene encoding tRNA (adenosine(37)-N6)-threonylcarbamoyltransferase complex transferase subunit TsaD, translating to MKDTLILAIESSCDETAASVVKNGRTILSNVISSQIELHKLYGGVVPEIASRKHIEKINQVIEEALKEADVTLDDLDAIGVTYGPGLVGALLVGVAEAKAIAYAKKLPLVGVHHIEGHVSANYIEHPDLEPPFLCLIVSGGHTHLVIVKDYGEFEILGRTRDDAAGEAFDKVARAIGLGYPGGPKIDKLSKEGNPEAIVFPRAKIGDCPYDFSFSGVKSAVLNYINQAQMKGEEVNRVDLAASFQKAVVDVLVEHTMLAAGDYKMTKIAIAGGVASNGTLRAAMEKACAERGYTFYRPSPIFCTDNAAMIGVAAYYEYMKGTRHGWDLNAVPNLKLGER from the coding sequence ATGAAAGATACATTGATTTTGGCAATTGAGAGTTCTTGTGATGAAACTGCAGCTTCAGTAGTAAAAAATGGAAGAACGATTCTTTCCAATGTAATATCATCACAGATAGAACTTCATAAGCTGTACGGGGGTGTTGTGCCTGAAATTGCATCCCGTAAACATATTGAAAAAATAAATCAGGTAATTGAAGAAGCGTTAAAAGAAGCAGATGTGACGCTGGATGACCTGGATGCCATTGGTGTAACCTATGGACCGGGTCTGGTTGGTGCACTTCTTGTTGGGGTTGCAGAGGCGAAAGCAATCGCATATGCGAAAAAACTCCCACTGGTTGGCGTGCATCATATAGAGGGACATGTATCTGCTAACTATATTGAGCATCCGGATCTGGAACCTCCCTTCCTTTGTCTGATCGTATCTGGCGGTCATACGCATCTGGTTATTGTGAAGGATTATGGAGAATTTGAGATACTTGGACGAACACGTGACGATGCTGCGGGAGAAGCTTTTGACAAAGTGGCTCGGGCGATTGGACTGGGGTATCCGGGAGGGCCGAAGATTGACAAACTTTCCAAAGAGGGAAATCCGGAAGCAATTGTATTTCCTCGTGCAAAAATCGGAGATTGCCCGTATGATTTTAGTTTCAGTGGAGTAAAATCAGCTGTTCTGAATTATATAAATCAGGCTCAAATGAAAGGTGAAGAAGTAAATAGAGTGGATCTGGCAGCATCTTTCCAGAAGGCGGTGGTAGATGTTCTTGTAGAACATACAATGCTTGCTGCAGGGGATTACAAGATGACTAAGATTGCTATTGCAGGAGGGGTTGCTTCCAATGGTACACTTCGTGCTGCAATGGAAAAGGCATGCGCAGAAAGGGGATATACGTTCTATCGTCCATCACCGATTTTTTGTACAGACAATGCTGCGATGATAGGGGTAGCTGCATATTATGAATATATGAAAGGTACTCGGCATGGCTGGGATCTCAATGCAGTACCGAATCTGAAACTTGGAGAGCGTTGA
- a CDS encoding serine dehydratase subunit alpha family protein: MNSALYANYLNILKQELVPALGCTEPIAIAYAAAKAHQVLGEFPDSVNMSLSGNIIKNVKGVTVPNSGGLKGIDVAAILGIVGGNADKALEVLSEITEDDIARTRELVKQHVCSCSLVEGVDNLYITAKVIKGDHFASVTIEHQHTNITRIEKDGEVILDNPYQAECKTVIDKSKLTVKDILDFADQVRIEDVQPIIDRQIKLNSAIAQEGLDNNYGAQIGKTLMHVWGKSVTTRACARAAAGSDARMGGCSMPVVINSGSGNQGMTVSLPVIVFADEWEVSHEKLCRSLVVSNLIAIHQKYYIGSLSAYCGAVSAACGAGAGITYMYGGTYQQVSLTIINTLGNVGGIVCDGAKPSCAAKIASSVDAALMAFQLSIQNKSFLPGEGIIKDDIEETIKSMGYIGRVGMRSTDTEILNVMIDRADINQGC; this comes from the coding sequence ATGAACTCTGCATTATATGCAAACTATCTGAACATCCTAAAACAGGAACTTGTCCCTGCTCTTGGATGTACAGAACCGATTGCGATTGCATACGCAGCAGCAAAAGCACATCAGGTCCTCGGAGAATTTCCTGACTCTGTAAATATGAGTCTCAGTGGTAACATTATTAAGAATGTCAAAGGTGTCACTGTTCCAAACTCCGGCGGTCTGAAAGGAATCGATGTAGCGGCAATCCTCGGCATCGTTGGTGGAAATGCTGACAAGGCTCTTGAAGTCTTAAGCGAAATCACAGAAGATGACATTGCCAGAACCCGAGAACTGGTCAAACAGCATGTCTGTTCCTGCTCTCTGGTCGAAGGGGTAGACAACCTCTACATCACTGCCAAAGTAATCAAAGGTGATCATTTCGCCTCTGTTACGATTGAGCACCAGCACACCAACATTACCAGGATTGAAAAAGACGGTGAAGTTATTCTGGATAATCCATATCAGGCAGAATGCAAAACTGTCATAGACAAATCTAAACTTACAGTCAAGGACATCCTAGATTTTGCTGATCAGGTCAGAATAGAAGACGTACAGCCGATCATTGACCGTCAGATTAAACTGAACTCTGCAATTGCTCAGGAAGGGCTGGATAACAACTATGGTGCACAGATTGGTAAAACTCTAATGCATGTATGGGGCAAAAGTGTCACCACAAGAGCTTGTGCCCGGGCTGCAGCCGGAAGTGATGCACGTATGGGAGGCTGCTCCATGCCAGTTGTTATCAACTCTGGAAGTGGTAACCAGGGAATGACTGTTTCTCTCCCGGTCATCGTATTTGCCGATGAATGGGAAGTATCACATGAAAAGCTCTGTCGTTCTCTCGTCGTCAGCAATCTGATTGCCATTCATCAGAAATATTATATAGGAAGTCTTTCCGCATACTGTGGTGCAGTCAGCGCTGCATGTGGTGCCGGCGCCGGTATCACATACATGTATGGAGGTACTTATCAGCAAGTATCTCTGACTATTATCAATACACTCGGAAATGTAGGTGGCATCGTCTGCGATGGAGCAAAACCCTCCTGCGCAGCCAAGATTGCTTCTTCTGTTGACGCTGCTCTGATGGCTTTTCAGCTCAGTATACAGAACAAGAGCTTTCTTCCTGGTGAGGGTATCATCAAGGATGATATTGAAGAAACAATCAAAAGTATGGGTTATATCGGACGTGTCGGTATGCGTTCTACCGATACTGAAATTCTCAATGTCATGATTGACCGGGCAGATATCAATCAGGGATGCTGA
- a CDS encoding dicarboxylate/amino acid:cation symporter: MKKTSFFTSLPFKLLVSVIVGIIAGLILSSTDSYSITMGILNVVVTLKYILGQLINFCVPLIIIGFIAPSITKLGNSASRMLGVALVIAYVSSIGAALFSVAAGYTLIPHLSIVTNVDGLKELPEVVFELSIPQIMSVMSALVFSIMVGLAATWNQAKLITGLLDEFQKIVLSIVSKIIIPVLPFFIGLTFCGLAYEGSITKQLPVFLKVIVIVLIGHFIWMTLLYVLAGIYSHENPWEVVRNYGPAYLTAVGTMSSAATLAVALQCAGKAKPLRKDMVQFGIPLFANIHLCGSVLTEVFFCMTISKMLYGSIPAPGTMVLFCLLLGIFALGAPGVPGGTVMASLGIITGVLGFNETGTALMLTIFALQDSFGTACNVTGDGALTLILTGYAKKHNIKEQHLDMIDL; this comes from the coding sequence ATGAAAAAAACCAGTTTTTTTACAAGCCTTCCATTTAAACTTCTAGTAAGCGTTATCGTTGGTATTATTGCAGGTCTTATTTTAAGCAGCACCGACTCCTATTCCATTACTATGGGAATCCTGAATGTTGTTGTAACTCTGAAATACATCCTTGGTCAGCTGATCAACTTCTGTGTACCACTGATCATCATTGGATTTATCGCACCTTCCATCACTAAACTCGGTAACAGTGCCTCCCGTATGCTTGGTGTGGCTCTTGTTATCGCCTATGTTTCTTCCATCGGTGCAGCTCTGTTCTCTGTTGCTGCCGGCTATACACTGATTCCACACCTTTCTATCGTTACAAACGTAGACGGACTGAAGGAACTTCCGGAAGTTGTATTTGAGCTCTCTATTCCGCAGATCATGTCTGTAATGAGTGCACTTGTTTTCTCCATCATGGTAGGACTTGCAGCTACCTGGAACCAGGCAAAACTTATTACAGGTCTTCTTGATGAATTCCAGAAGATCGTACTTTCTATTGTGTCCAAGATCATCATTCCGGTACTTCCTTTCTTTATCGGACTGACTTTCTGCGGACTGGCTTACGAAGGTTCTATCACCAAACAGCTTCCTGTTTTTCTCAAAGTTATTGTAATCGTACTAATCGGACATTTTATCTGGATGACACTTCTGTATGTTCTTGCAGGTATTTATTCTCATGAAAATCCATGGGAAGTTGTACGTAACTATGGTCCTGCTTACCTGACTGCTGTTGGAACCATGTCCTCAGCCGCAACTCTGGCAGTTGCATTACAGTGTGCCGGCAAAGCCAAACCGCTTCGTAAAGATATGGTGCAGTTTGGCATTCCTCTTTTTGCAAATATCCACCTCTGCGGATCAGTTCTGACAGAAGTATTCTTCTGTATGACAATCTCCAAAATGTTGTATGGCTCCATTCCAGCTCCGGGAACTATGGTTCTGTTCTGTCTGCTTCTCGGAATCTTTGCTTTGGGAGCCCCTGGTGTTCCCGGTGGTACTGTTATGGCCTCTCTTGGTATCATCACCGGTGTCCTTGGATTCAATGAAACTGGAACTGCTCTGATGCTTACCATCTTTGCTCTTCAGGACAGCTTCGGAACAGCCTGCAATGTAACCGGCGATGGTGCTCTGACACTGATTCTTACTGGCTATGCCAAAAAACACAATATCAAAGAACAACATCTTGATATGATCGACCTTTAA
- a CDS encoding ribonuclease Z, which translates to MLDLCLLGSGGMMPLPRRWLTALMTRYNGSSLLIDCGEGTQVAVKERGWSFKPIDVICFTHYHGDHISGLPGLLLTMGNADRTEPLTLVGPKGLERVVNALRVIAPELPFEIRFIEITKPQEVLELNGYRITAFRVNHNVICYGYTIEILRQGKFSPERAKEQAIPLKYWNPLQKGQTIEVDGVVYTPDMVLGPDRKGIKVTYTTDTRPTESILRNAAESDLFICEGMYGEEDKIEKAKGYKHMTFREAAALARDANVKELWLTHYSPSLIHPEEYMDMVRGIFPNAWPGKDGKSVELNFEED; encoded by the coding sequence ATGTTGGATTTATGTTTGCTTGGAAGTGGAGGGATGATGCCCCTTCCGAGACGATGGCTGACTGCGCTGATGACAAGATATAACGGCAGCAGTCTGCTGATCGACTGCGGAGAAGGTACGCAGGTTGCAGTTAAAGAAAGAGGCTGGAGTTTTAAACCAATCGATGTGATCTGCTTTACTCATTATCATGGAGATCATATCAGTGGACTTCCGGGATTACTTCTTACTATGGGAAATGCGGATCGGACAGAGCCACTTACGTTGGTAGGACCGAAAGGATTGGAACGGGTTGTAAATGCCCTTAGAGTCATCGCACCGGAACTGCCTTTTGAAATTCGATTTATAGAGATTACAAAGCCGCAGGAGGTTCTGGAATTGAATGGATATCGTATTACGGCTTTCAGAGTGAATCACAATGTAATCTGCTATGGATACACGATTGAGATCCTGAGACAGGGTAAATTCTCACCGGAGCGGGCAAAAGAGCAGGCAATACCTTTAAAATACTGGAATCCGCTCCAAAAGGGGCAGACGATAGAAGTAGATGGTGTAGTTTATACACCGGATATGGTTCTTGGACCAGATCGAAAAGGCATTAAAGTTACTTATACAACAGATACCAGGCCTACGGAATCAATTCTACGAAATGCTGCAGAATCAGATCTTTTTATCTGCGAAGGTATGTATGGAGAAGAAGATAAGATTGAAAAAGCAAAGGGATATAAACACATGACTTTCCGAGAGGCTGCAGCTCTGGCGCGAGATGCAAATGTAAAGGAACTGTGGCTTACACATTACAGTCCGTCTCTGATTCACCCGGAGGAATATATGGATATGGTACGAGGCATTTTTCCAAATGCCTGGCCGGGAAAAGATGGAAAAAGTGTAGAATTGAATTTTGAGGAAGACTAG
- the rimI gene encoding ribosomal protein S18-alanine N-acetyltransferase: MTFREMTVEDLEQVVEIENRLFSDPWTKEGFFTFLTKENTMFFVIEEKEKILAYCSMQTVLDEGDILNVAVSPDRQREGIGYFLVDSMLKMAEMIGIHIVHLEVREGNGTARRLYERLGFKEDGLRKNYYTDPTENAVLMTKMQE; the protein is encoded by the coding sequence ATGACGTTTCGTGAAATGACAGTGGAGGATTTGGAACAGGTTGTGGAAATAGAAAACAGATTGTTTTCAGATCCGTGGACTAAAGAAGGTTTTTTTACTTTTCTTACCAAAGAAAATACAATGTTTTTTGTCATAGAAGAAAAAGAAAAAATACTGGCTTACTGTAGCATGCAGACGGTTCTTGATGAGGGCGATATTCTGAACGTGGCAGTGAGTCCGGACAGACAAAGAGAAGGAATTGGTTATTTTCTTGTAGACAGTATGTTGAAGATGGCAGAGATGATTGGAATCCATATCGTACATCTTGAAGTGCGGGAAGGTAATGGGACGGCCAGAAGACTGTATGAACGTCTTGGCTTTAAAGAAGATGGTCTGCGTAAAAACTATTATACGGACCCTACAGAAAATGCGGTTTTAATGACGAAAATGCAGGAGTGA
- the ispD gene encoding 2-C-methyl-D-erythritol 4-phosphate cytidylyltransferase, giving the protein MKEKTTAIVLAAGQGKRMHSKIQKQFLEIQGHPVLYYSLKCFQESPLIHDIIIVTGEDMISYCKREIVERYQLTKVSAVIAGGKERYDSVYKGLLACEECKYVFIHDGARPFITEEILERGMFGVQETGACVVGMPSKDTVKVADEADFVSETPDRKRVWTVQTPQIFSYDLIKKAHESIRKKDMTAITDDAMVVEQESGVQVRLVEGSYQNIKITTPEDLDVAEVFLKKIEKM; this is encoded by the coding sequence ATGAAAGAAAAAACAACCGCAATCGTGCTGGCAGCAGGGCAGGGAAAGCGTATGCACAGCAAAATACAAAAGCAGTTCCTGGAAATTCAGGGACATCCTGTTTTATATTATTCTTTAAAATGTTTTCAGGAGAGTCCTTTGATTCATGATATTATCATAGTGACAGGAGAAGACATGATCTCTTACTGCAAAAGAGAAATTGTGGAACGTTATCAGCTTACAAAGGTTTCAGCAGTGATTGCCGGAGGAAAAGAACGATATGATTCCGTGTACAAGGGGCTTCTTGCGTGTGAAGAATGTAAGTATGTCTTTATTCATGATGGGGCAAGACCGTTTATTACCGAGGAGATTTTGGAAAGGGGAATGTTTGGAGTGCAGGAAACAGGCGCCTGTGTTGTTGGTATGCCTTCTAAAGATACAGTAAAAGTAGCAGATGAAGCTGATTTTGTAAGTGAAACGCCAGACCGAAAGAGAGTCTGGACAGTTCAGACTCCTCAGATATTTTCTTATGATTTAATAAAGAAAGCGCACGAGAGTATCCGTAAAAAAGATATGACTGCGATAACGGATGATGCCATGGTAGTAGAACAGGAAAGTGGCGTTCAAGTAAGACTTGTAGAGGGCTCCTATCAGAATATTAAGATCACGACTCCGGAGGATCTGGACGTTGCTGAAGTGTTTTTGAAAAAGATCGAAAAAATGTAA